The Castor canadensis chromosome 8, mCasCan1.hap1v2, whole genome shotgun sequence genome contains a region encoding:
- the LOC109688755 gene encoding lysozyme C-like — MKALLLLGLLLLSVSVQGKQYKPCELARTLKSKGMDGYKGIKLSQWMCIAKWESNYNTGVTNRNRDKSTDYGIFQINSRYWCNDGKTPGAKNACGVSCKDLLKDDITKAVECAKRVVSDPQGINAWVAWKKHCLNKDLSQYVRGCGV, encoded by the exons ATGAAGGCTCTCCTTCTTCTGGGGCTTCTCCTCCTCTCTGTCAGTGTCCAAGGCAAGCAGTATAAACCGTGTGAGTTGGCCAGAACTCTAAAAAGCAAGGGAATGGATGGCTACAAAGGCATTAAACTGTCACAGT ggATGTGTATTGCCAAATGGGAGAGCAATTATAACACAGGAGTTACAAACCGCAATCGAGACAAAAGCACCGATTATGGAATATTTCAGATCAATAGCCGCTACTGGTGTAATGATGGCAAAACCCCAGGAGCAAAAAATGCCTGTGGTGTGTCCTGCAAAG ATTTGTTGAAAGATGACATCACTAAAGCCGTAGAGTGTGCAAAGAGGGTCGTCAGTGATCCACAAGGCATTAACGCATG GGTGGCGTGGAAAAAGCATTGTCTAAACAAAGATCTCTCTCAGTACGTTCGCGGATGTGGAGTGTAA